From Cygnus atratus isolate AKBS03 ecotype Queensland, Australia chromosome 1, CAtr_DNAZoo_HiC_assembly, whole genome shotgun sequence, the proteins below share one genomic window:
- the RAB39A gene encoding ras-related protein Rab-39A: MPGVGAIGARCGHRYRHRPRPRPRKSPRESPEEEPGQAGAAMDAAIWIYQFRLIVLGDSTVGKSCLLHRFTEGRFPGPLHSDPTVGVDFFSRLVEIEPGKRVKLQLWDTAGQERFRSITRSYYRNSVGGLLVFDITNRRSFEHVKDWLEEAKMHVQPFQIVFLLVGHKCDLVSQREVTREEAEKLSSACGMKYIETSAKDATNVEESFTILTRDIYELVKKGEITIQDGWEGVKSGFVPNVVHSSEEAVKPRRQCIC; the protein is encoded by the exons aTGCCGGGCGTTGGGGCGATCGGAGCGCGGTGCGGGCACCGGTACCGccaccggccccggccccggccgcggaAGAGCCCCCGAGAGAGCCCCGAGGAGGAGCCGGGCCAGGCCGGGGCCGCCATGGACGCGGCGATTTGGATCTACCAGTTCCGGCTGATCGTGCTGGGGGACTCCACCGTGGGCAAGTCGTGCCTCCTGCACCGCTTCACCGAGGGGCGCTTCCCCGGGCCGCTGCACTCCGACCCCACCGTGGGGGTGGACTTCTTCTCCCGCCTGGTGGAGATCGAGCCCGGCAAGAGGGtcaagctgcagctctgggacaCGGCCGGGCAGGAGCGGTTCAG atcAATAACACGATCTTATTATCGCAATTCTGTCGGTGGCTTGCTAGTGTTTGACATCACAAATCGACGATCTTTTGAACATGTGAAAGACTGGCTAGAAGAAGCAAAAATGCATGTACAGCCCTTTCAGATTGTTTTCCTGTTAGTAGGACATAAATGTGACTTAGTATCACAGCGTGAGGTTACAagggaagaagctgaaaaactgTCATCTGCCTGTGGTATGAAATACATAGAAACCTCAGCAAAAGATGCCACAAATGTTGAAGAGTCCTTTACAATTCTTACGCGAGACATCTATGAACTTgtaaaaaaaggagaaatcacAATACAAGATGGATGGGAAGGTGTTAAGAGTGGCTTTGTTCCAAATGTTGTACATTCATCAGAGGAAGCCGTAAAGCCCAGAAGACAGTGCATCTGCTGA